Within the Corynebacterium tuberculostearicum genome, the region AGAACTACTCTCCCAGCAGCTTGTCGCGCAGGTTCTTATCCTTCTGCTCGACCTCTTCGGCCATCTGCTTTTGGTAGTGCACCAACTTGTCTTGGATGACGGGATCGCCAGCGCCGAGGATGCGCGCAGCAAGCAGGCCTGCGTTTTTTGCACCGCCGATGGAGACGGTGGCTACCGGCACACCACTGGGCATCTGCACGATGGATAGGAGGGAATCGAGACCATCGAGATCCTTCAGTGCGCGGGGGATACCGATGACCGGCAGCGGCGTGGCCGCGGCGACCATGCCGGGAAGGTGCGCGGCACCGCCGGCGCAGGCGATAATCGCCTTCAACCCGCGGGTGTGTGCTTCCTTGGCATAGGCCAGCATCTTTTCCGGGGTGCGGTGGGCGCTGACCACGCCGACCTCGAAGGGGATGCCGAAGTCCGCGAGGACCTGAGCGGCGGGTTCAACGGTGGGCCAATCGGAATCGGAGCCCATGATGATGCCTACGTGCGGTTGCATAGTGTCCTTTCTACAGGCAGAATTTTATGCCCAGTCGGCGTGCACGAGGAAGTGCGCGGCCTGGCGGGCAATGGAAAGGGTTTCCTCGGTGGAGTCGCCGGTGACGTTGACGTGGCCAATCTTGCGGCCAGGGCGGTGGCCCTTCCCATAGAGGTGAATCTTGGCCTGCGGGTAGCGCTGCATTACTTCACGGACACGCTCCGGCATGGGCATGGCGGGATCTTCGTCGGCGCCCAAGACATTGGCCATCACGGTGACGGGTGCAAGCGCGTCGACTGCGCCCAAGGGGAGGTCGAGCACGGCGCGCAGGTGCTGCTCAAATTGGGAGGTCACGCAGCCATCCTGGGTCCAGTGGCCGGTGTTATGCGGGCGCATGGCCAGTTCGTTGACGGAGATATCCTCGCCCTCAGGGCCGTCGAAGGCAAAGAGTTCGACGGCCAGCACGCCGGTCACGCCGAGGGACTCGGCGATGGTCAGACCCAACTCGGAAGCGCGCTGGGAAAGTTCCGGTGTAAGGCCGGGGGCGGGGGCAATGGCCTCGGCGCAGATGCCGTTTTCCTGACGGGATTGGGTAATCGGCCACACCTTGGCCTCGCCGGAAGGACGGCGGGCGACCAAGATGGAAAGCTCGCGGGTAAGTTCCACCTTTTCCTCTGCCATCAGCGGGGTTCCGGCCTCAAGCAGCTCGGAGACCAGCTCAAAGCAATTATCGGCGGTGGGGAACCATACGCCCTTGCCGTCATAACCACCGCGGCGGGCCTTGAGGCACACGCGGCCATCGACGGCGTCGAAAAAGGCGCGGGCATCGGCCACCGAGTCGATGGCGGCAAAGCGCGGCACGGGAGCGCCCAGCGCGGCGAGCTTTTCGCGCATCTTGAGCTTGTCCTGCGCATAGATGAGGGCGGTGGGCTGGGGCTGGACGTTAAATCCGGCGTCGATAAGCGCGGCGGAGTGCTCGTTGGGCACATGCTCATGCTCGAAGGTAATGGCATCCGCGCCCTCTGCCACGCCACGCAGCTCCTCCAAGGAGGTGTAATCCCCCAGCACCACGTCCGGGGTGACCTGCGCGGCGGAGGAATCCGGCTTGCTAGCCAGAATCCGCAGGTGAATATCGAGTTCCGCGGCGGCCGGCTGCATCATGCGAGCCAGCTGGCCGTCGCCACACACAGTTACAATAGGCTTTAAGTCACTCACGTCCCCCAATACTAGCCTGGATACTATGTTCACTCGTCATACCATCTTCCAAAATTCCCTCATGACCGCTTTGCTGGACGGCATTTATGACGGCGAAATGACCATTTCGGAACTGCTTGGTAAGGGCAATTTTGGCCTCGGCACCTTTGATGGCCTCGACGGAGAGATGATCATTTTGGACGGCACCTGCTACCAGCTGCGCGGCGATGGCTCCGCGCAGATTGCAGACCTAGACCAGCGCACGCCCTACGCGGTGGCCACGAACTTTGTCCCGCGCATTACTGCCGACGCCCCCGCGGGCCTGCGCCGCGATCAGCTTTCCGCGTTCATCGATAAGCTCGAGCCTTCCGCCAACTACATGTACGCGGTGCGCATCGTGGGCACGTTCAAGGAGGTGACCACCCGCACGGTGGTCAAACAAGAAAAGCCCTACCCGCCAATGTCTGAGGCCGTGGGCGGCGATAAGGAGCTGCACTTTAAGGACGTCGAGGGTGTCATCGGCGGCTTCCGCACCCCCGTCTATGAAAAGGGAATCTCGGTACCGGGCTGCCACGTGCACTTTATCGACGCCGCCCGTACCTCCGGTGGCCACGTGCTGGACTACGTAGTGGATAAGGCAACGGTTGAGCTCTGCCCCGCCTCCGACCTAGAGCTGCGCCTGCCGCTGACACAAGAATTTAGCCGAGCTAACCTCTCCCCCGAGGATCTAGATAGCCAACTTCACACCACCGAGGTTAAAACCAAGGGCGATCATTAATAATCTCGGCCACGCGCTTGGGCTTGGCCACGTTGGGAAAATACATGGCCCGGTCCCAGCCGTGAATTGCTAGGGATACCCCGCCCCGGCGCTTGCGGGCGCCGCGGATATCCTGCAGCGGAATCGAATCAATATTTCGGCCCTCGCGCGCGATGACGCGCCTATTAGTCACGATGAAGCGCTTGCGGCGGGCCTTATAAAGAGGAATGACAAAGCGCCAGATTCCCAGCAGCGCCCATACCGCGACGAGACCATTTCGCAGCATCGGGTCTACTGCTTGGACATCGCACCAGCCGATGGCGATCCACAGCAGGCCGGTGATGAGGATGAGCTCGAGGAAGGGGAAAATCAGCGCGCGAAACGGCGCGGAGACATCCGCGCGCTTGACCTCACCTTGGCCCATCTTCATTAGTCCCATAGCTATGGATGCTACCTCGCGTGTCTACTGTGGTGGTTTACTGCTGTGGGCGCAGGTGCGTGACATCACCTGCGGAGTAGTACTCGCCGGCGACCATGATGCGGCCGTCCTCGCCGATTTCATCGACGTGCCCGGTGACATCGCCGGACGGGGTTTCTAGGCGCACCTCCTGGCCGAGCGAGGAGCAGACCGCACGGTAGTCGTGCAGAAGCTGCGGATCCTGGTTCTCCCATTGCACGATGCGACGGCGCAGGTTCTTCAACACGGTAATGGCCAGCTCGGTGCGGTCCGTATCGCGGCCTTCGAGTGCGAGCGAGGTGGCCTTTTCAATCGGTAGATCCTCACGAGTCAGGGTGACATTGATGCCCATGCCCACGACGACGCGCGCGGATGGTGCGGCGCCACCTACTGCCTTATTGACCTCTGCTTTATTGACTTCAGCCTTATTTACTTCGGCCTTGTTGACCTCGGCCTTGTTGACTTCGGCCTTGCCTACCTCCACCTTGGTGAGCTCGGTCTTCGGCGCGGCCTTGAAGGCTTGGCCCACGGGACC harbors:
- the purE gene encoding 5-(carboxyamino)imidazole ribonucleotide mutase, which translates into the protein MQPHVGIIMGSDSDWPTVEPAAQVLADFGIPFEVGVVSAHRTPEKMLAYAKEAHTRGLKAIIACAGGAAHLPGMVAAATPLPVIGIPRALKDLDGLDSLLSIVQMPSGVPVATVSIGGAKNAGLLAARILGAGDPVIQDKLVHYQKQMAEEVEQKDKNLRDKLLGE
- a CDS encoding 5-(carboxyamino)imidazole ribonucleotide synthase, encoding MMQPAAAELDIHLRILASKPDSSAAQVTPDVVLGDYTSLEELRGVAEGADAITFEHEHVPNEHSAALIDAGFNVQPQPTALIYAQDKLKMREKLAALGAPVPRFAAIDSVADARAFFDAVDGRVCLKARRGGYDGKGVWFPTADNCFELVSELLEAGTPLMAEEKVELTRELSILVARRPSGEAKVWPITQSRQENGICAEAIAPAPGLTPELSQRASELGLTIAESLGVTGVLAVELFAFDGPEGEDISVNELAMRPHNTGHWTQDGCVTSQFEQHLRAVLDLPLGAVDALAPVTVMANVLGADEDPAMPMPERVREVMQRYPQAKIHLYGKGHRPGRKIGHVNVTGDSTEETLSIARQAAHFLVHADWA
- the budA gene encoding acetolactate decarboxylase codes for the protein MFTRHTIFQNSLMTALLDGIYDGEMTISELLGKGNFGLGTFDGLDGEMIILDGTCYQLRGDGSAQIADLDQRTPYAVATNFVPRITADAPAGLRRDQLSAFIDKLEPSANYMYAVRIVGTFKEVTTRTVVKQEKPYPPMSEAVGGDKELHFKDVEGVIGGFRTPVYEKGISVPGCHVHFIDAARTSGGHVLDYVVDKATVELCPASDLELRLPLTQEFSRANLSPEDLDSQLHTTEVKTKGDH
- a CDS encoding biotin--[acetyl-CoA-carboxylase] ligase, producing the protein MTALDLERIRTALADDFTTIDFVEKTGSTNTDLMQATNVADGTVLLADEQLSGKGRLGRTWTAPAGSQVIFSVLLLPESLEHLGTLPLAAGLAVTDSIEGTVLKWPNDVHIDGNKLCGILAEAGPVGQAFKAAPKTELTKVEVGKAEVNKAEVNKAEVNKAEVNKAEVNKAVGGAAPSARVVVGMGINVTLTREDLPIEKATSLALEGRDTDRTELAITVLKNLRRRIVQWENQDPQLLHDYRAVCSSLGQEVRLETPSGDVTGHVDEIGEDGRIMVAGEYYSAGDVTHLRPQQ